A single region of the Biomaibacter acetigenes genome encodes:
- the tsaD gene encoding tRNA (adenosine(37)-N6)-threonylcarbamoyltransferase complex transferase subunit TsaD, with protein sequence MAEDFLTLGIETSCDETSAAVVRGGRKVLSNAIFSQIKWHEKFGGVVPEIASRKHLEAICHVVQKALEDAGVGFRDLDLVAVTCGPGLVGALLVGVSYAKGLSYTLKKPIIGINHIEGHIFANFLESDLEPPFLCLVVSGGHSHIVYVRDYGKYEVMGRTVDDAAGEAFDKTARALGLGYPGGPLIDRAARCGNENAISFPVAHVRGEDLSFSFSGIKSAVLNYLNQRRQKNLQVVVEDVAASFQKAVVDALVENTLKAAHIKKVETIALAGGVAANSKLREELVKRAGKDFKVHFPPMVMCTDNAAMIACAGYYRYKDGFRSDMALNAHATLNLF encoded by the coding sequence TTGGCTGAAGATTTTTTGACACTGGGCATAGAAACATCATGCGACGAGACTTCGGCGGCGGTAGTAAGGGGCGGCCGAAAGGTGCTCTCCAATGCTATTTTTTCCCAGATAAAGTGGCATGAAAAATTCGGCGGGGTGGTGCCCGAGATAGCGTCCCGAAAACATCTGGAAGCCATATGCCATGTGGTTCAGAAGGCTCTGGAAGATGCCGGGGTAGGATTTCGAGACCTGGACCTGGTGGCGGTGACCTGCGGTCCGGGACTGGTGGGAGCTCTGCTGGTGGGAGTATCATACGCGAAGGGATTGTCTTACACCTTAAAAAAGCCCATCATTGGGATAAATCACATCGAGGGACATATCTTTGCCAACTTTCTGGAAAGCGATCTGGAGCCGCCATTTCTCTGCCTGGTGGTTTCGGGAGGACACTCCCATATTGTATATGTCAGGGATTACGGTAAATATGAAGTTATGGGGAGGACGGTGGATGACGCCGCCGGGGAGGCTTTTGACAAGACAGCCCGGGCCCTGGGGCTGGGGTATCCCGGGGGGCCGCTTATCGACAGAGCCGCAAGATGCGGCAATGAAAACGCCATTTCCTTCCCGGTGGCCCATGTCAGGGGAGAGGACCTCAGTTTCAGTTTCAGCGGTATAAAATCGGCGGTGCTCAATTACCTGAACCAGAGAAGACAGAAGAATCTTCAGGTGGTGGTGGAAGATGTGGCGGCCAGCTTTCAAAAGGCTGTGGTGGATGCGCTGGTGGAAAACACCCTTAAGGCTGCCCACATAAAAAAGGTAGAGACCATCGCTCTGGCGGGAGGAGTGGCGGCCAACAGCAAACTGAGGGAAGAGCTGGTGAAACGAGCGGGAAAGGACTTTAAAGTCCATTTTCCTCCCATGGTGATGTGCACCGACAATGCCGCCATGATAGCCTGTGCGGGTTACTATAGGTATAAAGACGGGTTTCGATCGGACATGGCCCTAAATGCTCATGCGACCTTGAACCTATTTTAA
- the rimI gene encoding ribosomal protein S18-alanine N-acetyltransferase, with product MEERAPEDVTIEIMKMKDLDDVMEIEQRCFTTPWSRYAFTCELKDNQFSHYIVAKVDGKTVGYGGMWIVLNEAHVTNVGVLPEYRGEGIGELIMRSLMAIAKKHGADKMTLEVRKSNYVAQNLYSKLGFEPRGIRRGYYIDNKEDAVIMWLDLI from the coding sequence ATGGAAGAGCGCGCACCGGAAGATGTGACAATTGAAATAATGAAGATGAAAGACCTGGACGATGTGATGGAAATAGAACAGCGGTGCTTCACCACTCCCTGGTCCCGGTATGCCTTTACCTGTGAACTGAAAGACAACCAGTTTTCCCACTATATCGTTGCAAAAGTCGATGGAAAAACCGTGGGTTACGGAGGCATGTGGATAGTGCTCAATGAAGCCCATGTGACCAATGTGGGCGTATTGCCCGAATACCGTGGTGAAGGTATCGGAGAACTTATCATGAGGAGCCTTATGGCCATTGCAAAAAAACACGGCGCCGACAAGATGACCCTGGAAGTTAGGAAAAGCAACTATGTGGCTCAAAACCTGTATTCAAAGCTCGGTTTTGAACCCCGCGGCATCCGCCGGGGATACTATATTGACAACAAAGAAGACGCGGTAATCATGTGGCTGGATTTAATCTGA
- the tsaB gene encoding tRNA (adenosine(37)-N6)-threonylcarbamoyltransferase complex dimerization subunit type 1 TsaB, with amino-acid sequence MYILGIDTSSMVATAAVISPEKLLAEYIVNNKKNHSEKMMQVVDRVLQDSGISLEDLDAVAVARGPGSFTGIRIGMACAEGIAHALGKPMVGVNTLDGLAYNLMGESSFICPVVDAQRQEVYESIYCWEDGRLQRLWEYEVVKAADLVERLLTLAKRVVILGDGVPVLTKALNEKEQKEPAIQDRIAIAHPAFAMPRASSVAAVALNEYAQGRFDTCYTIKPFYIRRSHAEEKWEEKHGRARTGRCDN; translated from the coding sequence ATGTATATTCTCGGGATAGACACTTCATCCATGGTGGCCACTGCTGCCGTAATAAGCCCGGAAAAGCTGCTGGCAGAATACATCGTAAACAACAAAAAAAACCACTCCGAAAAAATGATGCAGGTGGTGGACAGGGTGCTGCAGGACTCCGGCATATCCCTTGAAGACCTGGACGCGGTAGCGGTCGCCAGAGGCCCCGGCTCCTTTACCGGCATCCGCATAGGCATGGCATGCGCTGAAGGCATTGCTCACGCTCTGGGAAAGCCTATGGTAGGCGTCAATACCCTGGATGGTCTCGCATATAATTTAATGGGAGAAAGTTCTTTTATCTGTCCGGTGGTAGATGCCCAGAGGCAGGAAGTATACGAATCCATTTACTGCTGGGAAGACGGCAGGCTACAGAGGTTGTGGGAATATGAAGTTGTAAAAGCCGCAGACCTGGTGGAAAGGCTTTTAACACTTGCAAAAAGAGTTGTGATTTTGGGTGATGGAGTGCCGGTATTGACAAAAGCGTTAAATGAAAAGGAGCAAAAAGAGCCGGCAATTCAAGACCGCATAGCCATAGCCCATCCCGCCTTTGCCATGCCCCGGGCCTCATCCGTAGCAGCCGTTGCCCTCAACGAATACGCCCAGGGCAGGTTTGACACGTGTTATACCATAAAACCATTTTATATAAGAAGGTCCCACGCGGAAGAAAAATGGGAGGAAAAACATGGAAGAGCGCGCACCGGAAGATGTGACAATTGA
- the tsaE gene encoding tRNA (adenosine(37)-N6)-threonylcarbamoyltransferase complex ATPase subunit type 1 TsaE: MKKIFETLNQNQTEKLGEALGKLLKAGDFLALAGDLGAGKTAFTRGIARGLGIHEDITSPTFTIINQYEAPVPLAHMDAYRLKTPEELENAGFYDYMEDFVVVLEWADRVEELLPGDVLWIYFTVLDENRRTIEFQSQTSHYDNILQELNL, encoded by the coding sequence ATGAAAAAGATTTTTGAAACCTTAAACCAGAATCAAACGGAAAAGCTCGGGGAGGCACTGGGGAAACTCCTGAAAGCTGGGGATTTCCTTGCCCTGGCAGGCGACCTGGGGGCCGGCAAGACCGCCTTCACCAGGGGAATAGCCCGGGGGCTGGGGATTCACGAAGATATCACCAGTCCCACATTTACGATTATCAATCAATACGAAGCCCCGGTACCCCTGGCCCATATGGACGCCTACCGTCTGAAAACGCCCGAGGAACTGGAAAATGCGGGATTTTACGATTACATGGAGGACTTTGTGGTGGTGCTGGAATGGGCCGATCGGGTGGAGGAACTGCTCCCCGGGGATGTTTTATGGATATATTTTACTGTGCTGGATGAAAACCGCCGCACCATAGAATTTCAATCGCAAACTTCGCACTATGACAACATACTTCAGGAGTTGAATCTTTGA
- a CDS encoding ECF transporter S component, with protein sequence MTAVNQKTLRREMLQTKNLTKTAVLGVLAFIIMFVEFPLPMFAAFLKIDFSDVPALLAGFAMGPWAGIMVEVIKNFLHLFKSETAFIGEGANLLTGILLVAPAAWIYSTNKSKKTAIIGLLVGTVIMAVGMSIANYYVIVPLYQKLLNFPTQAVVAMGSKVNPHIVDLRTLVVYSILPFNIIKGIILTIVTALIYKRLSPLLHR encoded by the coding sequence ATGACAGCAGTAAATCAAAAAACCCTGAGAAGGGAGATGCTTCAAACCAAAAACCTTACAAAGACGGCGGTTCTGGGAGTCCTGGCCTTTATAATCATGTTTGTGGAATTTCCTCTACCAATGTTTGCCGCTTTTTTGAAGATCGACTTCAGCGATGTGCCCGCATTGCTGGCAGGTTTCGCCATGGGGCCCTGGGCGGGCATCATGGTGGAAGTTATAAAGAACTTTCTGCACCTTTTTAAAAGCGAAACCGCCTTTATTGGAGAAGGGGCCAACCTTTTAACAGGCATTCTACTGGTAGCGCCCGCAGCGTGGATTTACTCCACGAACAAGAGCAAAAAGACCGCCATAATAGGTCTTTTAGTAGGAACCGTCATAATGGCAGTGGGTATGTCCATAGCCAACTACTATGTTATCGTGCCGCTGTACCAGAAACTCCTGAACTTCCCTACCCAGGCGGTGGTGGCCATGGGCTCCAAAGTAAATCCGCATATAGTCGACCTCAGGACCCTGGTGGTATACAGTATATTGCCCTTCAACATAATCAAGGGCATCATCCTTACCATAGTGACCGCGCTGATTTACAAGAGACTGTCCCCGCTGCTTCACCGGTAA
- a CDS encoding amidohydrolase, with product MIAIKDGKVYTMSGNILEKGTIIIEDGKIKEIGENIKAPEGAEIIDAAGKYVFPGFIDAHSHVGIFEEAVGEIGEDGNEWTDPVTPQLRALDAVNPADKAFEDAVKGGITCVFTGPGSANVIGGQSVALKTYGKVIDRMVVKAPAGLKIAFGENPKRVYGEQKKMPSTRMGTAALLRETLVKALNYKKKVEKDGKDPDKVVERDLKMEVLCDVLDKRLPLRAHAHRADDILTAIRIAREFDVDIVIEHCTEGHLIADELAEAGVPAVVGPSLTSRSKVELKDLSFNTPGILASKGVKVAIMTDHPVIPIQYLPVCAALAVREGMKEEDAIKALTINAAEIIGIADRVGSLEKGKDADVVIWDGHPLDIKSRPSCVVINGQIAYKRQ from the coding sequence ATGATTGCTATAAAAGACGGAAAAGTATATACCATGTCGGGAAATATCCTGGAAAAAGGGACCATAATCATTGAAGACGGTAAGATAAAGGAAATAGGTGAAAACATAAAGGCACCTGAAGGTGCCGAGATTATCGATGCCGCTGGCAAATATGTCTTCCCGGGCTTCATTGACGCACACAGCCATGTGGGAATCTTCGAAGAGGCGGTGGGGGAAATAGGGGAGGATGGCAATGAGTGGACCGATCCCGTCACTCCTCAGCTTCGGGCCCTGGATGCTGTAAATCCCGCCGACAAAGCCTTCGAAGATGCCGTAAAAGGCGGCATTACCTGTGTGTTTACAGGTCCAGGCAGCGCCAATGTCATAGGCGGCCAATCCGTCGCCCTCAAAACCTATGGAAAGGTAATTGACCGTATGGTGGTGAAGGCCCCGGCAGGCCTAAAAATAGCCTTCGGGGAAAATCCAAAGAGGGTTTACGGAGAACAGAAAAAAATGCCATCCACCAGGATGGGGACCGCCGCCCTCCTCAGGGAAACTCTGGTAAAGGCTTTAAACTACAAGAAGAAAGTGGAAAAAGACGGCAAAGACCCCGACAAAGTAGTGGAAAGAGACCTCAAAATGGAAGTTTTATGCGATGTGCTGGACAAAAGGCTGCCCCTGCGGGCCCACGCCCACCGGGCCGATGATATACTTACCGCCATCCGCATAGCCCGGGAGTTCGATGTGGATATTGTCATAGAACACTGCACCGAAGGCCATCTCATAGCCGACGAACTAGCCGAAGCCGGTGTTCCGGCAGTGGTAGGGCCTTCCCTCACCTCCCGCTCCAAGGTGGAGCTCAAAGACCTAAGTTTCAACACTCCCGGCATTCTGGCGAGCAAGGGTGTGAAAGTGGCCATCATGACCGATCACCCGGTAATACCCATCCAGTATCTGCCGGTATGCGCAGCCCTGGCCGTAAGGGAAGGCATGAAGGAAGAGGATGCAATAAAGGCTCTCACTATCAACGCCGCGGAAATAATAGGTATAGCAGACAGGGTAGGAAGCCTGGAAAAAGGCAAAGATGCCGATGTGGTCATCTGGGACGGCCATCCCCTGGATATCAAATCAAGGCCGTCTTGCGTAGTGATAAACGGACAGATAGCTTATAAGAGGCAATAA
- a CDS encoding M55 family metallopeptidase, whose translation MKIFISADMEGISGIVSMEQIDPGARDYERARRMMTREVNTVVEAALEYGATEIVVNDSHDNMDNILIEELNPKAALISGSPKPLSMMQGIDESFDAVFFVGYHARAGTAQAVVDHTYAFRVISAKINGKPMSEAGLNGRLAGYFGVPVAFLSGDQNAVACAKQELNNPVGVVVKEAVGRNAAMIHPFDVVKERLRAGMAEAMKNIKTFEPTVEKGSVELEVSLSISGMADMALLIPGTIKKDGRTVIYTAKDYMDAYRVFRAMLVLTSGIR comes from the coding sequence TTGAAAATCTTTATATCAGCAGACATGGAAGGCATTTCCGGGATTGTTTCCATGGAGCAGATAGATCCCGGCGCCAGGGATTACGAAAGAGCCCGGCGTATGATGACAAGAGAGGTCAATACGGTGGTTGAAGCTGCCCTGGAATACGGGGCCACGGAAATCGTGGTCAATGATTCTCATGATAACATGGACAATATCCTTATAGAGGAGTTAAATCCCAAAGCCGCCCTCATCAGCGGCAGCCCCAAGCCCTTGAGCATGATGCAGGGCATCGATGAAAGTTTCGACGCAGTATTTTTTGTGGGTTACCATGCCAGAGCCGGCACAGCTCAGGCCGTGGTGGACCATACATATGCCTTCAGGGTCATAAGCGCAAAAATCAACGGCAAGCCCATGAGCGAGGCTGGGCTCAACGGCAGACTGGCCGGATATTTTGGGGTGCCGGTCGCCTTTTTATCCGGAGACCAGAATGCCGTGGCCTGTGCAAAGCAAGAACTCAATAATCCCGTGGGCGTAGTGGTGAAGGAGGCCGTGGGCCGCAACGCAGCCATGATACACCCCTTTGATGTGGTTAAAGAACGACTCCGGGCAGGGATGGCCGAAGCCATGAAAAACATAAAAACCTTTGAACCCACGGTGGAAAAAGGATCCGTGGAACTGGAAGTAAGCCTTTCCATCTCCGGCATGGCCGACATGGCTCTCCTCATCCCGGGTACCATCAAAAAAGACGGCCGCACCGTCATCTACACCGCAAAGGACTACATGGACGCCTATAGGGTATTTAGAGCCATGCTGGTGCTGACCTCCGGCATAAGATAA